AATATTTTTGGGGTTTTTATATCTTTTATAGGAATTGTTTTAATGATTGGTTCAAAAATCCTTAGAGAAGAGGGATCAATTTTAGGTTTTATGCTTATGTTTTTTGCTGTATTATCCGCAGTTGCAAATAGTCTGTTAATATTTAAGTTAGGAGGAAGGTACTCATCGTTAACTATTATAACTATGCAAAATCTAGTTGGTGCCCTACTTTTTTTACCTTTATTTATTGTCTTAGAAGCTAATACTATTACAATCTCTATTGTAAATCAGGAATTTATACTCTCCATACTGTTCTTAGCAATTTTCCCTTCGGTAATATCATTCCTACTATATATTAGTGTTTTAAAAAAAATTGGAGTTACTAAAACAAGCTCTTTTACTAACCTAATACCAATAATAACAGGGGTTATATCCTTTATATTTTTAGGCTCTAGGTTCTCTTTTAGGGAAGTAATGGGAATTTCAGTAGTAATAATTGGGCTCTTTATGACACAGCGGGTACAAAAGATTCCCTACGAGGGTTAGTTTGATTCTACGAAAATCCATATTATAGTTCATTATAAAATAAAAAAAGCCACCAAATGGTGGCTTTTTAAACTAAATTAAAAATTATCTTTTAATTGAGTAGAAAGCGTTCATTCCAGCATACTCTGCTTGATCGCCTAAAGTCTCTTCAATTCTAATAAGTTGGTTATATTTTGCAACTCTATCAGTTCTAGACATAGAACCAGTTTTAATTTGACCAGTTTGTAAAGCAACTACTAAGTCAGCAATTGTAACATCTTCAGTTTCACCAGATCTATGGGAAATAATTGCTGTATAACCAGCTTTTTTAGCCATTTCAACTGCTTCAAAAGTTTCAGTTAAAGAACCAATTTGGTTAACTTTAATAAGAATTGAGTTAGCAACACCTTTTTCAATACCTGTAGCTAATCTCTTAGTATTAGTTACAAATAAGTCGTCACCAACTAATTGTACTCTATCACCAATTTTATCTGTTAAAGATTTCCAACCTTCCCAGTCGTCTTCATCCATACCGTCTTCTAATGAGATAATTGGGTATTTATCAGCCCATTCAGCCCAGTAAGTTGCCATCTCTTCAGATGATAACTCTCTTCCGTCAGATTTTTTGAAAACATATTTTTTAGTCTCTTTGTTAAAGAACTCAGATGCAGCTGGGTCTAATGCAATAAATACATCTTTTCCTGCTTCATAACCTGCAGCTGTAATAGCTTCAATAATTACTTCTGGAGCCTCTTCATTTGATTTTAAGTTTGGAGCAAATCCACCCTCATCACCAACTGCAGTAGAGTAACCCTTAGCTTTTAATATTTTTGCTAAGTTGTGGAAGATCTCTGCAATCATTCTAATAGCTTCTTTGATTGATGTAGCTCCAACTGGCATTACCATAAACTCTTGGAAGTCTACAGAGTTATCAGCGTGGCTACCACCATTAATAATATTTGCCATTGGTACAGGTAACATACAAGCTTTGTAAGCACCTAAGTATTTGAATAAGTCTAACTCTAAGTGGTCAGCAGCAGCTTTTGCAACAGCCATTGAAACACCTAAAATTGCGTTTGCACCTAATTTAGATTTATTTTCAGTACCATCAAGTTCGATCATTGTTCGGTCAACTTCTACTTGCTCTAAAGCGTCTAAACCGATAACAGCATCTGCTATTGGTCCGTTTACGTTAGCTACAGCTTTTAAAACACCTTTACCTAAAAATCGTGCTTTATCTCCATCTCTTAACTCTACAGCTTCGTATATACCTGTAGATGCTCCTGAAGGAACTGCTGCTCTACCAAAAGAACCATCAGCTAATACTACGTCTACCTCAACAGTAGGGTTTCCTCTTGAATCTAAAATCTCTCTTGCTTCTACATACTCAATAGTACTCATTTATATTCTCCTAAAAATTATATTCAAAAAATTATATTTTCATAATTTTAATTAAATAAATATACTTATATAAAATATGATAAAAATAGGCGTTAAGGTCAAGTAATAAGTGGACAAATAGATAATATATTAACTATTAATAACTATTCTTGACCAGAAGTAGTAAGAAGAATTATAATCAAACTATGAAATACTCCAAGCTATTTGGGAAAAGCTATAAATTCCCAACCTCAAAGAAGAAAGATAAAGCTTGGGCTTTATTAGTACAAGGTGGCTATTTTAGAGCTTTAGGGAAAGGTTTATACTCATTTTTACCCCTTGGAATGAGGGTTTATAATAAATTAAAAAAAGTTATAAGGCTGGAGATGAATACTCTTGATGGGGAAGAGGTATTAGTACCAATTGTAAACCCCTATGATCTGTGGAAAACCAGTGGTAGGTCTGAGCTAATTGACCAAGAGATGCTTCGTTTTGAGGATAGAACAGGAAAAAATTATGTTTTATCCCCAACCCATGAAGAGGCTTTTGTTGAGCTTGTAAGAACTGCATTTAACTCGTATAAGGATTTCCCTTTCTTTTTATACCAGTTCCAAACAAAGTTTAGAGATGAGGAGAGACCAAGAGCGTCTCTATTAAGAAGTAAAGAGTTTATAATGAATGATGGGTACTCTTTTCATAAATCATATACGGATCTAAACAACTTTTTTCCCAGGGTTCATGCGGCATATAATCATATATTCTCACTTTGTAATATAGATGTTATTTCAGCCGAGTCTTCTGTTGGTTTTATGGGGGGATCAAAAGCTTATGAGTTTTTAACACCCTTTGAACAGGGGAAGGATATTGTAATATCATGTCCTAAATGTGCTTATAGTGCAAAGAAAAAGCTAGCTGTAGGTGTTAAAGAGTACTATCAGGAAGATATTGTTTTTATGACAAAGTTAGCAACTCCAGGCACTGTTACTATGGATAAATTAGCTCAGTTTTTTGATCTTCCAAAACATAAACTAGGTAAGTGTATGGTCTTTAAAAAGGAAAAGGGGTTGATAATGGCTGTTGTTAGAGCCGATTACGATGTTTCTCTACACAAATTATCAGAAATTCTTGGAGAAAATATAACAAAAAAGCAACTAGAGAAGATATTGAAGCTATAGGCCTTGTTCCTGACTATTTCTCTCCTGTTAATTTACCAGATAACATTGATATAGATATTATAATGGATGATTCAGTGGCAAATACTCCAAATATTGTTTTGGGTGGTAATGAGAGTGGACACTCATATATAAATGCTAACTTTGGTATCGATTTTGGATGTGAAAATGTTCATGATATAACAGAGGTTAAGGCCCACGATCTATGTTTCCAATGTGGTAGCCCCTTACAAGAGATTAGATGTCTTGAAGTTGGTAATATTTTTAAACTAGATGACTACTATACTAAGCGGATGAATTTAACATTTCAGGATGAAGATGGTATTAAAAGACATCCATATATGGGGTCCTATGGTATAGGTATGGGGCGTCTTATCCAGGCTGTTGTTGATAAGAATAGGGATGAGAAGGGTATTGTATGGCCCTGGTTTTTAGCTCCATTTAAGGTCTATTTAATCTCTATTGGTAAGTCAAAAATAGTAAACGATCTAACCCAAGAGGTTAGGGATCTATTAGGAAAAGTTGTTCTTTTTGATGATAGGGACGAGTCAGTTGGAGTTAAGTTTAGGGATGCTGAGTTACTTGGTATACCACTACGAATTGTTGTATCAAAAGATATATTGAAGATGGTAAAGTTGAATTTTGCACAAGAAAAAATCGTGATAAGTGGTTAGTTGATCAGGATAAAATTTTAGATGAATATAATAAAATAAAAGAGAAAGAGAGTAATATTTAATGGATGTATTTATCCTAGACAGTTCTAAACTAAATGAAATTATGTACAATATGGAGAATCAAAATAAAGAGTCTTCAATTGTTATATCAACAGGGGAGATTTTATATACAGATGATCTAAAAAATAGTGATCTATACCCCCTGCCTAAGTGGGGTCCTGTTGAGGGTTTTAGAATAATGAATGAGTTTGTATCGGATCTTAAAAATCCTATAGTTAAACAGGAGTTAAAATCTGTTTTAAATCAAGGGCATGGGGTATTTAGAAAGTTTAAAAATGTATTGAAGGATAGTCCAGAAATTGAAAGAATATGGTACTCCTTTAAAAAGGATGCAATAAAGAGTAAGGTTTTAAACTGGTACAACCAAATTAGGGAGTATGCTGGACTTGATCTATTTTCAGAGGATGATTTTGAAGAAGAACAAGATCTCCTTGACTTTGACTTTATAATTGAGAAGGGAAATATTGATGAGTTTGACTTTGTCTCTAAGTGCGATAAAAAAGGTTTTTATGAACTCTATTCCAACTACCCTGAAGATGTTATCCAGGATATGTATAACAGAAAACGTGATGATATGTTAAATAGCTCAATGTTTGATAGCGATTTTCTCTTTATTGCAAAAAATCCAGCAGGGGAGAGTGTTGGTATTGTTTGGGCTGCAAGTTATATACTAGGAGATTCCTATCAAGGAATGGATCTACTCCAACTATATGTTACTCCTGAGTATAGGGGGCTAGGTATTGGTAAACTACTTTTAAATAAAATATTAGATGAGTATAAATCAGGTGAGTTTAAGGATTTAATAGTAAATTGCCAGGGTAAGAAGTCCTGGCTAATTACCTACTTAGAACTGGAAGGGTATAATTTGGCCTCCCAGGAACTAAGTTTTAGGATCTAATTAAGTAGAGACTCTTTCTCTTTTAATCTACTAGGTTCAACTCTATCATGTAGATCAAAAAGATGTTGCATAACCTTGGTTACTACAAACTGCTTTTGATCCTCACCCTCAGGTAAGTTTTCCAAGACCTCTTTTACATAGCTTCTACCCTTAATTGGTTTCTCTGCAGTTAAAAATATCAAATCCCTAACTGGAGAGTCCATGTCCATTTTGTCACTTTCATGGGGTGGTAGGATATTTCCATTTTTACCAACAAAACAGATATAATCAAAGGTTTTTATATAGGAGTACATCTCTCGAACACCCTTTCTAGATTCAGGAGCCCAAGGACGAACTCTAGTTCCCGCAGGGAATACTAAAATAACTTTCCCACTATTTTTACACTTTGTTAGAGCCTTCATAGCCGCTAGGTTTATAGGACCACTAATCTTTCTTAGTTCAGCCTGTTTCTCAGAATCCTTTTCACTCTCTATGGATTTACTAGGGTATATTATAATTTTATTATACGCGTTACTAAATGCTGAAACCCTTGGATCCGTTTCAGTTAATTTCATCCCAGCTATTGGGTACATATCCTCAGGATCTGCATCTAACTGTTCATCAATCATTTTATAAAGAAGGGGGTAGTCAAAGTTACTATAGTGTTCCATTAATATTAAACAAGATTTCCCCTCTTTTGAGAGTTTAAACAGTTCTTCAATGTTCTCTTTCCCTTGAATTCTACTCCCTTCTAAAAGTAGTTGATCCATTATTCCTGATATTATTTTCCTATTCTTTTCATTTCCTGTTTGCAAAACATTATCAGGTCTAAATCCATTATCTCCTGTATCGTTTTTTACAAGTATTTCGACAATATCGCCGTTTTGATCCATAATTGACATATATATTCTATCCTATCTGATTCGCTGTAAAAATCTATTTAATTCTTTATTATATAACAAGTTATATAAAACTTAGCAATAATATTGTAATATGAAACTACGATAAAATCAATATAAACTGTTTACAGTATTGTTATATTCGAATGAGCTGGAAGAGCTGGAAGTGGAATATTTAAACAGAAAGAGTTAAGATTGAATGGATGAAAATTGACGTAATATATATCTTGGTATATATTTAAGTTAAGGAGAAAAACATGCAAACAGCGAAATTATTTGCCAATGGAAGAAGTCAAGCAGTAAGACTCCCTAAAGAATATCAGTTTCAGGGAGAAGATGTATTTATACAAAAACATGGGGATGCAGTTATTTTAATGCCACATGATAAGGCATGGGAAACTTTCATACATGGTTTAAACTCTTTTACTGATGATTTTATGGAAGATGGAAGAGAGCAGGGGCAGAATCAGGATAGAGAAGATTTTTAATGTACTTACTTGATACCAATATTTGTATTTATGCTATTAAAAATAAACCTAAGAGTGTTTTAAAAAAGATATCAGAAAATTTTAACAATGGGATTTATATCTCATCTCTAACTATAGCAGAGTTAGAGTTCGGTGTTTCTAATAGTCAAAATCCTGAGAATAATAGAATTTCACTCCTTGAGTTTTTAGCAATATTTACTGTTTTACCATTTAATGAAAAAGATGCCATTCCTTATGGAAAAATCAAAACATACTTAAGAAAATCTGGAAATATTATTGGTCCTATTGATATGCTTTTATCTGCTCAGGCTATTTCAAATGACTTGATTTTTATTACAAATAATACAAAGGAATTTATCCGAGTCCCTGATATTAAGCTTGAAGACTGGTCTCTTGTGTAATCATTTTAGTTGCTACGACTAATTAGAAGACGATAGATATTCTTTTTCCCTGTTATTTATTATTTTTCTTTAAATAATCGCTTAATTCTAAGATGTTTTTTAACTGATCAAAGTTCATTCTTGTTTTTTTGCTTGTCTCGTTTATAAGTAGTACATTGCCACCCATATCATGAAATGGTATTAGATAATCTTCTACATCATCTACAAATAGTATTTGATTTATAGGTAGATTTATCTCCTTTAGAATTTTCTCATATACCTCAATATATGGCTTACCTTTTAGGTTATTCATCTTTATATCTATTATTGGATTAAATAGATCTTTTATATTATAGAAATGTAAAATTCTATCAACATTCTCAATAGGACCATTCGATAGGATAGACATTGGTATATCGATATCTCTTAAAATATTGTGAATTTCCTCCTTATTAGGAAGGTAACTCTCTACATCTATAGGATGAACAAAATCTAGGTAGTGGTCAGTATCTGTTAATCCATGCTCTAACTGAAGCCACCTTAGGGTTGTACCATAGTTTTTTACAGATGTTTTTCTTAATTCATCTGCTACTTCAAAGGGCAAATTTATATGTTTAGCTGCATACTGGCTAATTCTTCTATCCATTTCATCCCCAAAGCCACAGGATTCTGGGTATATTGTCTTATCAACATCAAATATTATATGTTTTATCATTTTTCCTCTTATTCTATTGTAAAAAGAGATACCTTTTCTCCAATTCGACTTATACCTGTAAATGGATTTTCACTATCTAAAACTCTTTGCCCATTATATATAAAATAGTATCCGTATCTACCACTTGATATCTTTAAAGTTATTGAGTATTGCCCTGGTGTTATCTCTTTTAATTTGTATAAAAAGGGGTTCCAATTATTAAAATCCCCAGTAACATATACTTTTATACCCTCTTGAGCTCTTAATGTGAAAGTTACACTTTTATCACTAATAATTGGAGAAATATGCTCCTTTATATTTTTCTCCGGTATTTCAAAGGATGATAACTGGATGTAGTTCTTATCTGTTCGAATAACCTTACTTTTTTTGTCTACAATCCATATCCCATCCTCAATAAACTTGTAGTTTATAACCCTCTCTTTAGGGTACTTATATAGATAGAAATAGACTCCATTCTCATTTTTATACAGGTTGTAAATTTTACTAAAATCCTCGTTCTCAAAGGATATTCCCACATGACGAACCTTACTCTTAGAGGGCAAATAGCTAAATACAAGGGTATCCCCTACAATAAAAGGCTCTTCACTCTCCACCATTTCAGTTATTCTTATGTGCAAACTTAGGGAATTTATTATAAGTCCCTCCTGTTCTGCAGAAAATAAACTACTTATTGAGATTAAAATTATAGTTGTTAATAAAATATATTTAAGATTTTTCATAATTCTGTTATTATGATTTTCGGACTTATTATAAAAAGTATTAAGATTTTCTTTTGTTTTTTTAATAATTGGTCGAAAATGTAAATGAATTATGCCTAGTATTAATAATATAGATAAATTTGTACAACTTTTAAACTCATTAGGGGATGAACCTAGAATCCTTGAGCAACGTGGTCAAAAGATTGAACCCGCCTCAGTTCCAGATAGGTCTGCCCAGGAAGAAAATCCTTTTTTAGTTAACATTGAAGAGGATGATGATGGAGAAATGCCTGATCTATCAGGGGATTTAGAATCCTTTGATGATGATGATGATTTTTTATTAGATGATGATTCTGAAATTGATGCAGTCCCAGACTTAGAAGAGAACGAAGACTTTACCTTTGATGAGCTAGATAATTTTGAAGAGATTACAAATATTGATGATATTGATCCTCTTAATGAAATAGATAATATAGATGAAATAGATAATATAGATGAAATAGATGAAATAGATAATATAGATGAAATCGATAACCTAGATGAAATCGATAACCTAGATGAAATCGATAACCTAGATGAAATCGATAACCTAGATGAAATAGATACCCTAGATGAAATAGATACCCTAGATGAAATCGATAACCTAGATGAAATCGATAACCTAGATGAAATCGATACCCTAGATGAAATAGATAATATAGATGAAATAGATAATATAGATGAAATCGATAACCTAGATGAAATAGATAACCTAGATGAAATAGATAACCTAGATGAAATAGATAACCTAGATGAAATAGATAATATAGATGACATTGATGACCTAGAGGATATCGGCGATATAGATGACATTGAAGAGCTTAGTGAATTAACAGACGAAGACCTAGATACATCTCCAGACTCCCTAGCAGATGAAAATGAAATAAAAGATATTGATATCGATGATATCGGCTTTGATGATGACCCAAATATTGATGATTTTGAAGATGGAGATTCAGTTTTTGATCTACCATCGATTGAAGATGAAGTATTAGAAGACGATTTTGGATCCTTAGAAGATGATGATACAGATGAGTTTTCCCTAGGAGATTTTGGAGATAGTTTTAATTTTGATAAGGGTTCTGCTCCAACATCCCTCTCATTAGAAGAGTTTACTGAGAGTCCGGAAGAAGAAGAAAAGGTTGACGAGGAAGTTAAATATAGCGAAGAAGAGTTTAATAGTTTAAAGAAAACATTAGGTTCTTTACCCCTTAACCTAAAATTAGTCATAGAAGAAGAGATCGCTGAAAATGGTCTTTTTGGTGCAAAGCTCAATGGCTTAGTTGATCTTTTAATAGACGATGCTCCTTTAAAGGATATTGTAAAGTATGTAAATAAGAGACTAGGACACAATATAAAGGTCTCTTCATCATTTACAAAATTAACAGCCTTAGATTTTGAGAAGAAGAAGGAAAAATTCTCATATATCTTTATTAATATCGTCTTCCCTAAGCTAAAGTGGATCTTCCCCCTAACTATAGCTCTATCTCTAATTTATATTGCTGGATATTTCTGGGGGTATAAGATAATTAAAAGTGAGTCTATATATAAGGAAGGTCACGAACTTATATTAATTGATAAATATGAAGAAGCCTACGATAAATTCTTAGAAGCTTTTGATACCCATAGAAAAAAGAAGTGGTACTACATATATGCAGATACATATTATGATAGAAAGGCGTATAACTATGCAGAGGATATATATATTCAGATGATGAATGAAGATTCTAAGGATCTTCACGCAATTTTATCCTATGCAAAAATGAAGGGTTTTGACCAGGGGGATTACTCTAAAGCAACCTATTTTTTAGTTAACAATGTTGATCATGGAATTAGAGAGTATGAGATTATGACAACTCTAGGGGACCTATATATGGCCTGGGCGAAAATAGATCCACAGCACTATGAAGATGCTAGGCTATGGTATGCAGAGACTATGTTAGATTATGGTCCAAAGCCTGATATACTTTTTAAATATCTTAACTACTTTATTCAGACAGATAAACTACAGGAAGTAAAAAATTATAGGCGGATGTTTGAAATTAGTAAGGATGTTAAGGTAGATGGGGATACCTATGCTAGAATGGCTGGATACTTTATGGATAAGGGGATTGTAGAAAACGTTAGAGAGACTCTATTTAGGGGAATTGGAGATAATCCAAGGAATCCTAATCTTCATTACCAACTCTCAAGATACTTTCAAACTATTGGTAACGATAGGGAAGTAGAGAAGGCGGCAAGAAATGCAATTTTTTATTATGAGTTTGGTGGGAACTTAACAGCCGAGGAGTTAACATCCCTTGTAGATTCTAAAAGAATCCTTGGGGAGCTATATTCAAAGGAGAAGAGATACCTTGTAGCTGAGAAAAACTTTAAAGAGGCTGTCTCATTATATGAGAACTTAAGGGATAGAAACTTTATTTTAAAAGATGAAAAGTATGGACAGATTTACTCAGATTATGGTGATATCTTCTACTATGCAGGTAATAGTTATTCAACTGCATATAATCTGTTTAATAAGGCGGAGGAGAATGAGTACCATACTTCAGAACTCTCCTATAAAAAAGGTTTTATTAATTACCAAGATAACAATATGAAGGATGCTTTATTAGAATTCCATAACTCAGAGGATGTTCGGGAGAATAATCAGGCTGTAATGTTTGCAAAGGCAAATACACTCTCCCATAGGGGAAGTTATAATGCTGCTTTAACATATTATAATATGCTTTTAAGATATCTCCAAAAAATTGAAGAGGAGGAGGAGACTCTCTATCCAGCAGAGAATGAGTCTCATTTGGCAATTATTGAAAACTATATACGGCTTTATAACAATATTGGTGTTACTCTATACAAATTAAAAGGGGAGAAATCACTACCTGAAGTAGGTATGTCATTTACAAAATCAACTGAGTATTATGACTATTTAACAAGGGACCCTGAACTTCTAATTCGATCAGGCTTAAGGGATTTAGCTTTTTACAATACCAAGGCGATCTTATATCCAGATAAAGATATTGAATTACAGTTATATAATCCTATATCTAAGGATTTCTCAGACCTTAACCTTGGTATAGTATCAACTTTAGAATGATTTCATCCAACCAAACTTATCTTCTAAAACTCCATACTGTATACCTTTTAAGGTTTTCTGAAGTTTAAGAGTTAACTCTCCAATATTACCATCACCAAAAACAGTCTCTTTACCTTTATATGTAAATGATTCTAGATACGTAACACCAGCTGCAGTTCCTGTAACAAATGTCTCCGTTGCATCGGATAATACTTCATCTATGGATATCTTTCTCTCTTCTACATTTATACCCATATCTTTGGCTAACTCAATTACAGATTTTCTAGTAATACCTGGTAGTATAGTATCTCCTAACTCAGGTGTTACAAGGGTTCCATTTTTAAGTACAAAAAAGATGTTACAACTAGAACCCTCTTCAATATATTTCTGTTCTGCGGCATCTAGGAAAATTGCTTCCATAAAACCGTCTTTTTCAGCTCTTTTTTTAACAAGGGTAGGGATTACATAGTTAGAATCACATTTTATCCAACCTGTTCCGCCCTTTGTAGCCCTTACTTTATCGGTTACTAGGGCTCTACTTCTCATACCCTCTTTAAAATATCCACTTACATTAGTTGATACACAAACTACCCATGGAGCTACTGATATTCCTAAACCGATACCTGGTTCCGCATAGGAGAAGGGTCTTATATAGACAGCATCTGCAGTTAAAAAGTTATTATCTTCCCATTCACTTTTATATGTAGGAAGAAAGCCTAGTTCACTATTCCTTTTAACACCTTCAATAATTGCAAGCTCTAACATTTTTGGATCTATTGCTGGCATTAATAATCCGGCCATAGAGTTGGACATTCTTTTTGCATTCTCATCTGGTCTAAAAACTTTTAAAGAACCATCTTTTTGTGGGTAAGCTTTTGCTCCCTCAAAACATCCCATTCCATACTGTGTTGTAAAATTTACCAGGGGTAGTTCTGGGATATTATTTCTCTTAGTAAGGAGTTCTTCTCTCTCTATAGCAGAAAGTTTGCTTTCTTCCTGGGATGTTAAATGTTCCTGTTCAATAAATTTCTCTGTCCAGCTGTCATCTTTAAATTTTGCTGTATAAACCCATGGGTGCATACTTAATGTAAATGCCATAGTAACTCCTTAAATTTATATTAAATCTTAATTAATACTAATAAATCCTATATTTATTGGTAAATTTAGTCAAATAATAGGCAAAAAAAAGTAACATTTTCCCTTTAAGTTGACGTTATATAAGAAAGTGTAATTATTAGGCTTGTGTTAAATGCACTTAAAACTTAAATGTGAAAAAAAAATCATTAAGTTTTTTGTTGACAGCTGTCAAGCCCAATGGTAACATTGCGAATAAGTTAAAAATAAGAAGGGTTAAACATAACAGTTTGTTATGTCCTTCATACAATTAACTGGAGGAAAATAAAAATGAAAAAAGCTATTGCTCTTTTAGCTACTTTAGTAGTATTAACAAGCACAACTTTTGCTCAGCTTGCACCAACTATTACTGGTTATGCTGAAACTAAATGGGGAACAAACTTAGATTCTGAACAATCAGGTTTTGAGTTAGATTCATCTGTAACTGTAACTGTACCATTATTTGGTTCTGAAACTGTTGCTACTGAAGGTGAAGGTGCTTACGGTTTAGCAGAAATCACTGGTTCATCTTTAACTTTTACTTTAGGTTTAGGTGACATGGATGATGATGATAACTTCTTAACTGATGACT
Above is a genomic segment from Thiospirochaeta perfilievii containing:
- the vapC gene encoding type II toxin-antitoxin system tRNA(fMet)-specific endonuclease VapC; protein product: MYLLDTNICIYAIKNKPKSVLKKISENFNNGIYISSLTIAELEFGVSNSQNPENNRISLLEFLAIFTVLPFNEKDAIPYGKIKTYLRKSGNIIGPIDMLLSAQAISNDLIFITNNTKEFIRVPDIKLEDWSLV
- a CDS encoding DMT family transporter; the protein is MNRDKTKNYILMLFAMIFWGASFVFIKIIYKYTGPITMIFSRLVIASILLGLIYLFNKKREVIDKKDFPIFFLMGFCEPFLYFIGEGYGMKYVSSTHASVIIATIPIFSMLAALVIYKEKVTKLNIFGVFISFIGIVLMIGSKILREEGSILGFMLMFFAVLSAVANSLLIFKLGGRYSSLTIITMQNLVGALLFLPLFIVLEANTITISIVNQEFILSILFLAIFPSVISFLLYISVLKKIGVTKTSSFTNLIPIITGVISFIFLGSRFSFREVMGISVVIIGLFMTQRVQKIPYEG
- a CDS encoding aminoacyl--tRNA ligase-related protein, with the translated sequence MKYSKLFGKSYKFPTSKKKDKAWALLVQGGYFRALGKGLYSFLPLGMRVYNKLKKVIRLEMNTLDGEEVLVPIVNPYDLWKTSGRSELIDQEMLRFEDRTGKNYVLSPTHEEAFVELVRTAFNSYKDFPFFLYQFQTKFRDEERPRASLLRSKEFIMNDGYSFHKSYTDLNNFFPRVHAAYNHIFSLCNIDVISAESSVGFMGGSKAYEFLTPFEQGKDIVISCPKCAYSAKKKLAVGVKEYYQEDIVFMTKLATPGTVTMDKLAQFFDLPKHKLGKCMVFKKEKGLIMAVVRADYDVSLHKLSEILGENITKKQLEKILKL
- a CDS encoding HAD family hydrolase, with the protein product MIKHIIFDVDKTIYPESCGFGDEMDRRISQYAAKHINLPFEVADELRKTSVKNYGTTLRWLQLEHGLTDTDHYLDFVHPIDVESYLPNKEEIHNILRDIDIPMSILSNGPIENVDRILHFYNIKDLFNPIIDIKMNNLKGKPYIEVYEKILKEINLPINQILFVDDVEDYLIPFHDMGGNVLLINETSKKTRMNFDQLKNILELSDYLKKNNK
- a CDS encoding aminoacyl--tRNA ligase-related protein, which gives rise to MDDSVANTPNIVLGGNESGHSYINANFGIDFGCENVHDITEVKAHDLCFQCGSPLQEIRCLEVGNIFKLDDYYTKRMNLTFQDEDGIKRHPYMGSYGIGMGRLIQAVVDKNRDEKGIVWPWFLAPFKVYLISIGKSKIVNDLTQEVRDLLGKVVLFDDRDESVGVKFRDAELLGIPLRIVVSKDILKMVKLNFAQEKIVISG
- the vapB gene encoding type II toxin-antitoxin system antitoxin VapB — encoded protein: MQTAKLFANGRSQAVRLPKEYQFQGEDVFIQKHGDAVILMPHDKAWETFIHGLNSFTDDFMEDGREQGQNQDREDF
- a CDS encoding GNAT family N-acetyltransferase, yielding MDVFILDSSKLNEIMYNMENQNKESSIVISTGEILYTDDLKNSDLYPLPKWGPVEGFRIMNEFVSDLKNPIVKQELKSVLNQGHGVFRKFKNVLKDSPEIERIWYSFKKDAIKSKVLNWYNQIREYAGLDLFSEDDFEEEQDLLDFDFIIEKGNIDEFDFVSKCDKKGFYELYSNYPEDVIQDMYNRKRDDMLNSSMFDSDFLFIAKNPAGESVGIVWAASYILGDSYQGMDLLQLYVTPEYRGLGIGKLLLNKILDEYKSGEFKDLIVNCQGKKSWLITYLELEGYNLASQELSFRI
- a CDS encoding 1-acyl-sn-glycerol-3-phosphate acyltransferase: MSIMDQNGDIVEILVKNDTGDNGFRPDNVLQTGNEKNRKIISGIMDQLLLEGSRIQGKENIEELFKLSKEGKSCLILMEHYSNFDYPLLYKMIDEQLDADPEDMYPIAGMKLTETDPRVSAFSNAYNKIIIYPSKSIESEKDSEKQAELRKISGPINLAAMKALTKCKNSGKVILVFPAGTRVRPWAPESRKGVREMYSYIKTFDYICFVGKNGNILPPHESDKMDMDSPVRDLIFLTAEKPIKGRSYVKEVLENLPEGEDQKQFVVTKVMQHLFDLHDRVEPSRLKEKESLLN
- the eno gene encoding phosphopyruvate hydratase, with the translated sequence MSTIEYVEAREILDSRGNPTVEVDVVLADGSFGRAAVPSGASTGIYEAVELRDGDKARFLGKGVLKAVANVNGPIADAVIGLDALEQVEVDRTMIELDGTENKSKLGANAILGVSMAVAKAAADHLELDLFKYLGAYKACMLPVPMANIINGGSHADNSVDFQEFMVMPVGATSIKEAIRMIAEIFHNLAKILKAKGYSTAVGDEGGFAPNLKSNEEAPEVIIEAITAAGYEAGKDVFIALDPAASEFFNKETKKYVFKKSDGRELSSEEMATYWAEWADKYPIISLEDGMDEDDWEGWKSLTDKIGDRVQLVGDDLFVTNTKRLATGIEKGVANSILIKVNQIGSLTETFEAVEMAKKAGYTAIISHRSGETEDVTIADLVVALQTGQIKTGSMSRTDRVAKYNQLIRIEETLGDQAEYAGMNAFYSIKR